One genomic segment of Pseudomonas sp. RU47 includes these proteins:
- a CDS encoding transcriptional regulator gives MTIYNWDLIERLLHEVQNSAGHSFAPRAYAEDYAAEKASAGEPIENLDHLKTLACDYERLLLLRGYIAPRPDEEGSTGNNFVLTPRGSSLLSLIDSSIPGNDHPRQVLDEQEDALAEATFDEVASKAQIA, from the coding sequence ATGACGATTTATAACTGGGATTTGATTGAGCGATTGCTGCACGAAGTGCAGAACAGTGCCGGACACAGTTTTGCCCCTCGGGCCTACGCCGAAGACTATGCGGCGGAGAAAGCCAGTGCGGGCGAACCGATCGAGAACCTTGATCACCTGAAAACGCTGGCCTGCGACTATGAAAGGCTGCTGCTGTTGCGCGGCTATATCGCACCGCGTCCGGACGAAGAGGGCAGCACCGGAAACAATTTTGTCCTGACCCCGCGCGGTTCCAGCCTGCTTAGCCTGATCGACAGCAGCATTCCCGGCAACGATCACCCGCGTCAGGTGCTGGATGAGCAGGAGGATGCGCTGGCCGAGGCCACGTTTGATGAAGTGGCATCTAAAGCTCAGATCGCCTGA
- a CDS encoding DUF6279 family lipoprotein, producing MSRCFKHIAALLIFTLALGACSRVGLAYRNLDVIIPWTLGDYLDMNGEQKDWFNERLKDHLSWHCTTQLPGYLDWLDRLQTMVETNQVTDAALQARTTEAKQAIAETAREITPSAIELLQGLDDKQVAEMNDAFAKDLRKRQQEYLKPPLDQQIAERGARMVKRLNDWLGPLSATQEQRVMAWSTALGDQYTQWIANRAHWQKQFSAAVAQRKSPEFPQRIETLLVNRESLWTADYRKAFADTEAQGRSLAVDLMAQSTPQQRQRLLKKIEGVRKDFNDLKCLKAAQKT from the coding sequence ATGTCTCGCTGTTTCAAGCACATCGCCGCTCTACTGATTTTCACCCTCGCCCTCGGCGCTTGCAGTCGCGTCGGCCTGGCCTATCGCAATCTCGACGTCATTATTCCGTGGACGCTCGGTGATTACCTGGACATGAACGGCGAGCAGAAGGACTGGTTCAACGAACGCCTCAAGGACCACCTGAGCTGGCATTGCACCACGCAATTGCCGGGTTATCTGGACTGGCTTGATCGCCTGCAGACCATGGTCGAAACCAATCAGGTCACCGATGCCGCGTTACAGGCGCGCACGACGGAAGCCAAGCAGGCCATTGCCGAAACCGCTCGAGAGATCACCCCTTCGGCCATTGAGCTGTTGCAAGGTCTGGATGACAAGCAAGTGGCCGAGATGAATGACGCGTTTGCCAAGGATCTGCGCAAGCGTCAGCAGGAATACCTCAAACCACCGCTTGATCAACAAATTGCCGAGCGTGGCGCGCGAATGGTTAAACGCTTGAATGACTGGCTCGGCCCCTTGAGCGCCACCCAGGAACAGCGGGTCATGGCTTGGTCGACCGCGTTGGGCGATCAGTACACCCAATGGATCGCCAATCGCGCCCATTGGCAGAAGCAGTTCAGTGCTGCCGTGGCGCAACGCAAAAGCCCCGAATTCCCACAGAGAATCGAGACGCTTCTGGTCAATCGAGAGAGTTTATGGACAGCGGATTACCGCAAAGCCTTCGCCGATACTGAAGCGCAGGGACGCTCGCTGGCGGTGGACCTGATGGCCCAGAGTACGCCGCAACAGCGTCAGCGCTTGTTGAAGAAGATCGAAGGCGTGCGCAAAGACTTCAACGACCTCAAATGCCTGAAGGCTGCGCAAAAAACCTGA
- a CDS encoding TorF family putative porin — protein MRKSSCLSLVGLLACATAHAQIFQRELGDFDLKLGTTPTRSMAQGLVKPAAIGSFHGGLDLSHDSGLYVGQYAPSMGITPGKNLEIDSYVGFKQPFDQTLGYEVGMIHYSYPEVDTLDSQELFGGLTLLGSRFGVALSNDPDKQNNTLFADLGGNQPFGIGVSMKYTTHQLNTPVAVDGGYVSSFTDWSVKLSRPFMGVDLDLIYSNSSLSGSDCSAYSGHNSQCDGLVTLKAERAFY, from the coding sequence ATGCGCAAATCTTCCTGTTTATCACTTGTAGGCCTGCTGGCTTGCGCGACTGCGCACGCGCAGATTTTCCAGCGAGAACTGGGCGATTTCGATCTCAAACTAGGCACCACCCCCACGCGCAGCATGGCCCAGGGTCTGGTCAAGCCCGCGGCAATCGGTTCCTTCCACGGCGGCCTCGACCTCAGCCACGACAGTGGTCTCTACGTTGGCCAGTACGCGCCGAGCATGGGCATCACACCTGGCAAGAATCTCGAAATCGATTCCTACGTCGGCTTTAAACAGCCCTTCGATCAAACCCTCGGCTATGAAGTCGGCATGATCCACTACAGCTATCCCGAAGTAGACACCCTCGACAGTCAGGAGCTTTTCGGCGGCCTGACCCTGCTCGGCAGTCGTTTCGGCGTGGCCTTGAGCAACGACCCGGACAAACAGAACAACACCTTGTTTGCCGACCTTGGCGGCAATCAACCGTTCGGCATCGGCGTCAGCATGAAATACACCACCCACCAACTGAACACGCCCGTCGCCGTGGACGGTGGTTATGTCAGCAGTTTTACCGACTGGTCAGTGAAATTGTCCCGACCGTTCATGGGGGTCGATCTCGACCTGATCTACAGCAATTCCAGCCTCAGCGGCAGCGATTGCTCGGCCTATTCCGGGCACAACAGCCAGTGCGACGGCCTCGTCACCCTCAAGGCCGAACGCGCGTTCTATTGA
- a CDS encoding CvfB family protein has protein sequence MALVGRYNSLQVVKHTNFGLYLDGGADGEILLPNRYIPKDIPSEDEDWLNVFVYLDSEDKLLATTEKPKVQVGEFASLKVVEVNSIGVFLDWGLPKDLLLPYSEEKRQMTAGEYCVVHVYLDKHTRRITATARLDRYLDKTPANYSQGQEVDLLVAEATDMGFKAIINNKHWGLIHKNEIFKFMRAGMSEKGYIKEVRADGKIALSLQPVGQEAASSLNSKILAKLRDNSGTLPVSDKSDPALISSLFGVSKGNFKKAIGALYKEGKIVIHADRIELT, from the coding sequence ATGGCTTTAGTCGGGCGTTACAACAGTTTGCAAGTGGTTAAACACACTAACTTCGGTTTATATCTGGACGGCGGTGCCGACGGCGAAATTCTTTTGCCCAACCGTTATATCCCTAAAGATATTCCCAGCGAAGATGAAGACTGGCTCAACGTATTTGTTTATCTGGACAGCGAAGACAAACTTCTCGCTACCACGGAAAAACCGAAAGTTCAGGTGGGTGAATTTGCCAGTCTGAAAGTCGTTGAAGTCAACAGCATCGGTGTGTTTCTCGATTGGGGGCTGCCGAAGGATCTGTTGCTGCCGTACTCCGAAGAAAAGCGCCAGATGACCGCCGGCGAATACTGCGTGGTGCACGTCTATCTCGACAAGCACACCCGCCGCATCACCGCTACCGCGCGTCTGGATCGCTACCTCGACAAGACCCCGGCCAACTACAGCCAGGGCCAGGAAGTTGATCTGCTGGTTGCCGAAGCCACCGACATGGGCTTCAAGGCGATCATCAACAACAAGCATTGGGGTTTGATTCACAAAAACGAAATCTTCAAGTTCATGCGCGCCGGCATGAGCGAGAAGGGCTACATCAAGGAAGTCCGTGCCGACGGCAAGATCGCCCTGAGCCTGCAACCGGTTGGCCAGGAAGCGGCGAGCAGCCTGAACTCGAAGATCCTCGCCAAGTTGCGCGACAACAGCGGCACGCTGCCGGTCAGCGACAAGAGCGATCCGGCGTTGATCAGCAGCCTGTTCGGCGTCAGCAAGGGCAACTTCAAGAAGGCCATCGGTGCGCTGTACAAGGAAGGCAAGATCGTTATTCATGCCGATCGCATTGAACTAACCTGA
- a CDS encoding DUF2177 family protein — MKKALIVYVATLLTFLLLDGIWLGLLMAPIYRELLGSLILEKPLLVPAAVFYCLYVFGCVVFVVLPAVTWQWAAKRGALLGLVAYGTYDLTNWATLRGWSVQVTLMDWAWGTFATAVACSVGFLFAQRFGKSAR; from the coding sequence ATGAAAAAAGCGCTGATTGTCTACGTTGCCACGCTGCTGACGTTTCTGTTGCTCGACGGTATCTGGCTCGGCCTGTTGATGGCGCCGATCTATCGCGAACTGCTCGGTTCGCTGATACTCGAAAAACCGCTGCTGGTTCCGGCAGCGGTTTTTTATTGCCTGTATGTTTTTGGCTGCGTGGTGTTTGTGGTGCTGCCGGCCGTGACGTGGCAATGGGCGGCGAAGCGGGGCGCGTTGTTAGGGCTGGTAGCTTACGGCACGTATGACCTGACGAACTGGGCAACATTGCGCGGGTGGTCGGTGCAGGTGACGCTGATGGATTGGGCGTGGGGGACGTTTGCTACTGCTGTGGCTTGTAGCGTTGGTTTTTTGTTCGCTCAACGGTTTGGCAAGTCTGCTCGGTAA
- a CDS encoding DMT family transporter yields the protein MSVERRNADSFALQVMIGLCLIWGVQQVMIKWAAPDIAPVMQAAARSGISALLVGLLICWKGGWDQVGNTWRGGLLAGALFGLEFLFIAEGLQLTTAAHMSVFLYTAPIFTALGVHFLLASERLRPLQWLGILLAFIGIAIAFAGGVSWDNLDRRMLLGDAFGVLAGACWGATTVVVRASRLSEAPVTLTLFYQLIVGFLGLLLIALFSGQITHVSLTPVAVASVLFQGLVVSFFSYLIWFWLLRRYLAANLAVFSFMTPLFGVTFGVILLGEQLSLNFVIGAVLVLLGITFVSAEQWLRRRLRKALGQR from the coding sequence GTGAGTGTCGAGCGGCGTAATGCCGACAGTTTTGCCTTGCAGGTGATGATCGGCCTCTGCCTGATCTGGGGCGTGCAGCAAGTGATGATCAAATGGGCGGCGCCGGACATCGCGCCTGTCATGCAAGCGGCCGCGCGCTCGGGGATCTCTGCGTTGCTGGTGGGGTTGCTGATCTGCTGGAAGGGCGGCTGGGATCAGGTCGGCAACACCTGGCGCGGCGGCTTGCTGGCTGGTGCGCTGTTCGGTCTGGAATTCCTTTTTATCGCTGAAGGTCTGCAACTGACCACGGCTGCACACATGTCGGTGTTCCTCTACACCGCTCCGATCTTCACCGCGTTGGGCGTGCATTTTCTGCTGGCCAGTGAGCGCCTGCGACCGTTGCAATGGCTGGGTATTCTGCTCGCGTTCATCGGCATTGCAATTGCCTTTGCCGGCGGCGTGTCGTGGGACAACCTCGACCGGCGCATGCTGCTCGGCGATGCCTTTGGCGTGTTGGCGGGCGCCTGCTGGGGCGCGACCACGGTGGTGGTGCGCGCCTCACGGCTGTCGGAAGCACCGGTGACGTTGACTCTGTTCTATCAGTTGATCGTCGGCTTCCTCGGCCTGCTGCTGATTGCGCTGTTCAGCGGCCAGATCACCCATGTCAGCCTGACTCCCGTAGCGGTGGCCAGCGTTTTGTTCCAGGGCCTGGTGGTGTCGTTCTTCAGTTACCTGATCTGGTTCTGGTTGCTGCGCCGTTATCTGGCGGCCAACCTCGCGGTGTTTTCGTTCATGACGCCACTGTTTGGCGTGACCTTCGGTGTGATTTTGCTCGGCGAACAGTTGAGTCTGAACTTCGTCATCGGCGCGGTGCTGGTGTTGCTCGGCATCACCTTTGTCAGCGCCGAGCAGTGGCTGCGTCGGCGTTTGCGCAAAGCGCTGGGCCAGCGCTAG
- a CDS encoding MFS transporter: protein MSPLIRLSACFVALMMAMGIGRFALTPQMPHLLSEGQIDLTAAGLIAAANYLGYLLGAVDAMFAHRPQQVLRRLHGGLWLCVLLTLASFWADGFWSHLVLRFGTGVASAWVLVMITSLSQPLAAAAGRPRLGALVFAGPGLGIFLTGLLALVSHLLNQTSATLWLIYAAAALLMLLSVWRLLPTPVATTTAVAAPVSLSNRGIGRLAVIYALYGVGYIIPATFLSQMANAQFHGQWQADLFWPCFGLAAALGVLLVSLRRHDPETTRHWLMATLWLQAAGVFACLLGSGLGLTLGVILCGTPFLACMQLVMQRSRELAPHATQRNAGMLTACFALGQLSGPLLAALSSHFSGSLHPALVIAGSGLLIAGGLAMQSTSAGPALCANADAATARR, encoded by the coding sequence ATGTCGCCCCTGATTCGCTTATCCGCCTGCTTCGTTGCCCTGATGATGGCCATGGGCATCGGGCGTTTCGCCCTCACTCCACAAATGCCACACCTGCTCAGCGAAGGGCAGATCGACCTGACGGCCGCCGGTCTGATCGCTGCGGCCAACTACCTCGGCTACTTGCTCGGTGCGGTCGACGCGATGTTCGCCCATCGCCCGCAGCAGGTTCTCAGACGTCTGCACGGCGGCTTGTGGCTGTGTGTACTGCTGACCTTGGCGTCGTTTTGGGCTGACGGTTTCTGGTCGCACCTGGTGCTGCGCTTTGGCACAGGGGTGGCAAGTGCGTGGGTGCTAGTGATGATCACTTCGCTGAGTCAGCCGCTGGCTGCCGCTGCGGGTCGTCCGCGTTTGGGCGCCCTGGTCTTTGCCGGACCGGGGTTGGGGATTTTTCTGACAGGGTTGCTGGCGCTGGTCTCACATCTGCTGAATCAGACATCCGCGACGTTGTGGCTGATTTATGCGGCGGCCGCGTTGCTGATGTTACTGAGCGTCTGGCGATTGCTGCCAACGCCCGTCGCAACGACAACGGCGGTTGCTGCGCCGGTCAGTCTGTCGAATCGGGGCATTGGGCGGCTGGCGGTGATTTATGCGCTGTACGGCGTCGGCTACATCATCCCGGCGACCTTTCTATCGCAAATGGCCAACGCGCAGTTCCATGGACAATGGCAGGCCGACCTGTTCTGGCCGTGTTTCGGTCTGGCCGCGGCGCTTGGCGTGTTGCTGGTGAGTCTGCGCCGTCACGATCCCGAAACCACCCGCCACTGGCTGATGGCAACGTTGTGGCTGCAAGCGGCTGGTGTGTTTGCCTGCCTGCTCGGCAGCGGCCTCGGCCTCACGCTGGGCGTGATCCTCTGCGGCACACCGTTCCTGGCGTGCATGCAACTGGTCATGCAACGCTCGCGGGAACTGGCGCCCCATGCCACCCAGCGCAATGCCGGCATGCTCACCGCGTGCTTTGCGCTCGGCCAACTCAGTGGCCCGTTGCTGGCGGCGTTGAGCAGCCATTTCAGCGGCAGTTTGCACCCTGCCCTGGTGATCGCCGGCAGCGGCTTGCTGATTGCCGGCGGTCTGGCGATGCAATCGACTAGCGCTGGCCCAGCGCTTTGCGCAAACGCCGACGCAGCCACTGCTCGGCGCTGA
- the ptrR gene encoding putrescine utilization regulator PtrR: MEFSQLRIFQAVAEEGSITRAAERLHRVPSNLSTRLKQLEEQLGVELFVRERQRLQLSPAGKVLLDYTGKLFALRDQASAAVMGGQPAGDFVLGTMYSTAAIHLPALLARYHKQYPAVNLQVQSAPSAELLEGLLTGRLDAALVDGPLELAGLDGVPLCEERLVLITEPDHPPVHSARDVEGRSVFTFRRGCSYRMRLEAWFSHYHAAMGRAMEIESYQGMLACVIAGSGVALMSESMLASLPGRESVAVHPLAESFAGATTWLMWRKGMVGANLNAWIEVQQAVYPAARIETRETA, translated from the coding sequence GTGGAGTTCAGCCAACTGCGGATCTTTCAGGCCGTCGCCGAAGAAGGGTCAATCACCCGCGCAGCCGAACGCTTGCACCGAGTGCCGTCGAACCTGTCGACGCGGCTCAAACAGCTGGAAGAGCAACTCGGTGTCGAACTGTTCGTCCGTGAGCGTCAGCGTTTGCAGCTCTCGCCTGCGGGAAAAGTCCTGCTGGACTACACCGGCAAATTATTCGCGTTACGCGATCAGGCCAGCGCTGCAGTCATGGGCGGGCAACCGGCGGGGGATTTTGTCCTCGGCACCATGTACAGCACGGCGGCAATTCATCTGCCGGCGTTGCTGGCGCGCTATCACAAGCAATACCCGGCGGTGAATCTGCAAGTACAGTCGGCGCCGAGTGCCGAGCTGCTGGAGGGTTTGCTCACCGGACGACTCGATGCGGCGCTGGTGGATGGTCCGCTGGAACTGGCTGGACTTGATGGTGTGCCGTTGTGTGAAGAGCGGTTGGTTTTGATCACCGAACCCGATCATCCGCCAGTGCACAGCGCCCGGGACGTGGAAGGGCGGTCGGTGTTCACCTTTCGTCGCGGGTGTTCGTATCGCATGCGCCTGGAGGCGTGGTTTTCGCACTATCACGCGGCGATGGGCCGGGCGATGGAGATCGAGTCCTATCAGGGCATGCTCGCCTGCGTGATTGCCGGCAGTGGCGTGGCGCTGATGTCGGAGTCGATGCTGGCCAGTCTGCCGGGGCGCGAGAGTGTCGCAGTGCACCCTTTGGCCGAATCATTCGCGGGTGCGACAACATGGCTCATGTGGCGCAAGGGCATGGTCGGGGCCAACCTGAATGCGTGGATCGAGGTGCAGCAGGCTGTCTATCCTGCGGCTCGGATCGAAACCCGGGAAACAGCCTGA
- a CDS encoding PA1414 family protein, with the protein MKEKIQNWLHDLGVALGLIEPPLQPVPIRTDDEQRRRQQRRR; encoded by the coding sequence ATGAAAGAGAAAATTCAAAACTGGCTGCACGACTTGGGTGTTGCCCTCGGTCTGATCGAACCGCCTCTGCAACCTGTACCGATCCGCACCGATGACGAGCAGCGCCGCCGTCAACAACGGCGCCGGTAA
- a CDS encoding phosphopantetheine-containing protein, giving the protein MRRAAVRAAVHRYIRRLLETREFNDNTSLVQLGLEKADIEDLIFHLEDEFGLTAFTAEEDRMLKTAKTANDLSRFLLEIGRH; this is encoded by the coding sequence ATGAGAAGAGCTGCCGTACGTGCCGCCGTTCACCGATATATCCGGCGTCTGCTGGAAACCCGCGAATTCAACGACAACACCAGCCTGGTGCAGTTGGGACTGGAGAAAGCCGACATCGAGGATTTGATCTTTCATCTGGAAGATGAATTCGGACTGACGGCGTTCACCGCCGAAGAAGACCGCATGCTCAAGACCGCGAAAACCGCGAATGACTTGAGCCGGTTTTTGCTTGAGATAGGCCGTCATTAA
- a CDS encoding MBL fold metallo-hydrolase yields the protein MKIVSRDQWFEVQSLSDGIKLIHEPYIRPFYRCNLWHVRGRDKDLLLDSGSGLVSLREQLPWLTERPLVAVASHCHFDHIAGHHEFSERLVHPAEADILAAPDGENDLSRAFVGDDMFEAHPDCPLCYAEYRVKAAPATGFVENGDVLDLGNRTLQVLHTPGHSPGGISLYEAATQTLFSGDIIYDGPLIEDAYHSNLEDYATSLRRLQALPIRTVHGGHFGSFSGEHLRSMIDEWLRGHA from the coding sequence ATGAAGATCGTTTCCCGCGATCAGTGGTTTGAAGTACAGAGTTTGAGTGACGGCATTAAGCTGATTCATGAACCGTATATTCGGCCGTTTTACCGCTGCAACTTGTGGCATGTGCGGGGGCGCGACAAAGATTTGCTGCTGGATAGCGGTTCAGGGCTGGTCAGCCTTCGTGAGCAGTTGCCGTGGCTGACTGAACGCCCGTTAGTGGCAGTGGCCAGTCATTGCCACTTCGACCATATCGCCGGCCACCATGAATTTTCCGAACGACTGGTGCATCCCGCCGAGGCAGACATTCTGGCGGCGCCGGATGGCGAAAACGATTTGAGCCGCGCCTTCGTCGGCGACGACATGTTTGAAGCGCATCCGGACTGCCCGTTGTGCTACGCCGAATACCGGGTCAAAGCCGCGCCGGCGACCGGGTTTGTCGAGAACGGCGACGTGCTCGATCTGGGCAATCGCACGCTGCAGGTGCTGCACACGCCGGGGCATTCGCCGGGCGGGATCAGCCTGTACGAGGCGGCGACGCAAACCCTGTTCAGCGGCGACATCATCTACGACGGGCCGCTCATCGAAGACGCCTACCACTCCAATCTTGAGGATTACGCCACCAGTCTGCGGCGTTTGCAGGCGTTACCGATCCGTACGGTGCATGGCGGCCATTTCGGCAGTTTTTCCGGAGAGCATTTGCGCTCGATGATTGACGAGTGGTTGCGCGGGCACGCCTGA
- a CDS encoding sodium:solute symporter, giving the protein MALDLFVVLIYAAGMLLLGYFGMRKAKTNEDFLVAGRNLGPSLYMGTMAATVLGGASTVGTVRLGYVHGISGFWLCAALGCGIVALNLFLAKPLLKLKIYTVTQVLEKRYNPMARSASAAIMLAYALMIGVTSILAIGTVLQVLFDLPFWVSVLVGGGVVVIYSAIGGMWSLTLTDIVQFIIKTVGLMFILLPICLYRVGGWDELVLKLPATAFSFTTIGWDTIITYFMIYFFGILIGQDIWQRVFTVKTAKVAQYAGSIAGIYCILYGLACALIGMAAHVLIPDLDNVNNAFAAIVKLSLPDGIRGLVIAAALAAMMSTASAGLLAAATTLTEDLLPKLRGGKPSSLGINRLFTLLTGIVVLGIALVVNDVISALTLAYNLLVGGMLIPLMGAIFWKRATTAGAIASMGLGFATALLFMFKDGLDANTPIYYSLAVGLVSFVVVSLLSPRPATVASAI; this is encoded by the coding sequence ATGGCTTTGGATTTATTCGTCGTCCTCATCTACGCCGCCGGCATGCTCTTGCTCGGCTACTTCGGCATGCGCAAGGCCAAGACCAACGAGGACTTTCTCGTCGCCGGTCGTAACCTCGGCCCAAGCCTGTACATGGGCACCATGGCCGCAACCGTTCTGGGCGGTGCGTCCACGGTCGGCACCGTGCGTCTGGGCTACGTGCATGGCATTTCCGGTTTCTGGCTGTGCGCGGCTCTCGGTTGCGGCATCGTTGCGCTGAACCTGTTTCTCGCCAAACCGCTGCTGAAACTGAAGATCTACACCGTTACCCAGGTGCTGGAAAAACGCTACAACCCGATGGCCCGCTCGGCCAGCGCGGCAATCATGCTGGCCTACGCGCTGATGATCGGCGTGACCTCGATCCTGGCGATCGGCACCGTCCTGCAAGTGCTGTTTGACCTGCCATTCTGGGTTTCGGTACTCGTCGGTGGTGGCGTGGTGGTGATCTATTCGGCGATCGGCGGCATGTGGTCGCTGACCCTGACCGACATCGTCCAGTTCATCATCAAGACCGTGGGCCTGATGTTCATCCTGCTGCCGATCTGCCTGTACCGCGTCGGCGGTTGGGACGAACTGGTGCTGAAACTGCCGGCGACTGCCTTCAGCTTCACCACCATCGGCTGGGACACGATCATCACCTACTTCATGATCTACTTCTTCGGCATCCTGATCGGTCAGGACATCTGGCAACGGGTGTTCACCGTCAAGACCGCCAAAGTCGCGCAATACGCCGGCAGCATCGCGGGTATCTACTGCATCCTCTACGGCCTGGCTTGCGCGCTGATCGGCATGGCTGCACACGTGCTGATCCCGGATCTGGACAACGTCAACAACGCCTTCGCCGCCATCGTCAAACTGTCGCTGCCGGACGGCATCCGTGGTCTGGTGATCGCGGCTGCACTGGCGGCGATGATGTCCACCGCCAGCGCCGGCCTGCTTGCCGCAGCCACCACCCTGACTGAAGACCTGTTGCCGAAACTGCGTGGCGGCAAACCGTCGAGCCTGGGCATCAACCGCCTGTTCACCCTGCTCACCGGCATCGTCGTGCTGGGTATCGCGCTGGTGGTGAACGATGTGATCAGTGCGCTGACTCTCGCTTACAACCTGTTGGTGGGCGGCATGCTGATCCCGCTGATGGGTGCGATCTTCTGGAAACGCGCGACCACTGCCGGCGCCATCGCCAGCATGGGCCTGGGTTTTGCCACGGCGCTGCTGTTCATGTTCAAGGACGGTCTGGATGCGAACACGCCGATCTACTACAGCCTGGCTGTGGGTCTGGTGAGTTTCGTGGTGGTCAGCCTGCTCTCCCCTCGCCCGGCGACGGTGGCGAGTGCGATCTAA
- a CDS encoding purine-cytosine permease family protein, with product MNNNNNDQSLTQIETHGVEQIPDHERSAGPTDLFRMIFGGSNTFATAVLGSFPVLFGLSFQAGVWAIVLGVLLGSLILAPMGLFGPLNGTNNAVSSGAHFGVHGRIVGSFLSLLTAIAFFSLSVWSSGDALIGGAKRLIGLPETDLTLGLAYGLFAILVLTVCIYGFRFLLWVNKIAVWSASLLFLLGIFAFAGPFDAHYAGTVSLGQPGFWAAFIGAALVAMSNPISFGAFLGDWSRYIPRDTSKQRIMAAVVLSQIATFIPFLFGLSTATIVAIKAPDYIAANNYVGGLLAVSPSWFFLPVCLIAVIGGMSTGTTSLYGTGLDMSSVFPRVLSRVKATLLIGVLSIAFIFIGRFAANLVQSVSTFAVLIITCTTPWMVIMIIGLVVRRGFYCPDDLQVFTRGEQGGRYWFSHGWNWRGLGAWIPSAAVGLCFVNLPGQFVGPLGEMAGGIDISLPVTLGLASVVYLTLLSLFPEPREVFGPKDARNQAIEKPELRQAA from the coding sequence ATGAATAACAACAACAACGACCAAAGCCTTACGCAGATTGAAACCCACGGGGTCGAGCAGATCCCGGACCACGAACGCAGCGCAGGCCCGACGGACTTGTTCCGGATGATCTTCGGTGGTTCGAATACCTTTGCCACCGCCGTGCTCGGCAGTTTCCCGGTGCTGTTCGGTCTGTCTTTTCAGGCCGGTGTCTGGGCGATTGTGCTGGGCGTACTGCTTGGCTCGCTGATCCTCGCACCGATGGGCCTGTTCGGCCCGCTCAACGGCACCAACAATGCCGTGTCGTCCGGTGCGCACTTCGGCGTGCACGGGCGGATCGTCGGTTCGTTCCTGTCGCTGTTGACCGCTATCGCGTTTTTCTCGCTCTCGGTGTGGAGTTCGGGGGATGCGCTGATCGGTGGTGCAAAACGCCTGATCGGTCTGCCGGAAACCGACCTGACTCTGGGCCTGGCCTACGGTCTGTTCGCGATCCTGGTGCTGACCGTGTGCATCTACGGCTTCCGCTTTTTGCTGTGGGTGAACAAGATCGCGGTGTGGAGCGCCAGCCTGTTGTTCCTGCTGGGCATCTTCGCCTTCGCCGGTCCTTTTGACGCCCATTACGCTGGCACCGTCAGCCTCGGTCAGCCGGGCTTCTGGGCCGCGTTCATCGGCGCCGCGCTGGTTGCGATGAGCAATCCGATTTCCTTCGGCGCGTTCCTCGGCGACTGGTCGCGCTACATCCCGCGTGACACCTCCAAGCAACGGATCATGGCGGCGGTGGTGCTGTCGCAGATCGCCACGTTCATCCCGTTCCTGTTCGGCCTGAGCACCGCGACCATCGTCGCGATCAAGGCGCCGGACTACATCGCGGCGAACAACTATGTCGGTGGTTTGCTGGCAGTGTCGCCGAGCTGGTTCTTCCTGCCGGTGTGCCTGATTGCGGTGATTGGCGGCATGTCCACCGGCACCACCTCGCTGTATGGCACCGGGCTGGACATGTCCAGCGTATTCCCGCGAGTGCTGTCACGCGTGAAAGCGACGCTGCTGATCGGCGTTTTGTCGATTGCCTTCATCTTCATCGGCCGCTTTGCCGCGAACCTGGTGCAGAGCGTGTCGACCTTCGCCGTGCTGATCATCACCTGCACCACCCCGTGGATGGTGATCATGATCATCGGCCTGGTGGTGCGTCGCGGCTTCTACTGCCCGGATGATCTGCAAGTGTTCACCCGTGGCGAACAGGGCGGACGCTACTGGTTCAGCCACGGCTGGAACTGGCGCGGTCTGGGTGCATGGATCCCGAGCGCGGCGGTTGGCCTGTGCTTCGTCAATTTGCCGGGGCAGTTCGTCGGCCCACTGGGTGAAATGGCCGGCGGTATCGACATCAGCTTGCCGGTGACCCTGGGCCTGGCCTCGGTGGTGTACCTGACGCTGCTGAGCCTGTTCCCGGAACCGCGCGAAGTGTTCGGCCCGAAGGATGCCCGCAACCAAGCCATAGAAAAACCTGAACTGCGTCAGGCCGCCTGA